One Purpureocillium takamizusanense chromosome 1, complete sequence genomic window carries:
- a CDS encoding uncharacterized protein (TransMembrane:1 (o12-30i)): MENDTTPPFTSAFSSSFSSVFCFVFIARLVDGTEFEVLEHPSFLSLDRPPSSPRRRQLRLARPGPRSHGQESKIDSYLLFSLSLFEMHGNEVKQSATARPQKRGTVA, from the coding sequence ATGGAAAACGATACGACACCACCATTTACATCGGCGTTTTCTTCTTCATTCTCTAGCgttttttgttttgtttttaTTGCTAGGTTGGTAGACGGAACGGAGTTTGAGGTGTTGGAGCATCCATCTTTTTTGTCACTGGACCGGCCTcccagctcgccgcgtcgccgtcaactACGACTGGCACGTCCGGGGCCCCGATCACACGGGCAGGAGAGCAAAATAGATTCCTATCttcttttttctctctccctctttgAAATGCATGGAAATGAAGTGAAGCAGAGTGCCACTGCGCGGCCGCAGAAACGGGGCACCGTCGCGTAG
- a CDS encoding HECT-type E3 ubiquitin transferase (COG:S~EggNog:ENOG503P2ZZ), with the protein MTTTQHAPGIVVYAELLANIRQVSVGASLSTHSDASTQAEVFDAGRRLRVCHRGQSQVLSLPASVATAEARLPVPSGSSKELNWRLPVSPADAGELRFTPEDQAVPWNSSDIKTGSPVCCRDCGDALIQNDTITSWKDLPSENWAEMMEFWHCHKPHDHGQHGSDSLASRGYGANNAITAQQGVGFVDITSFMFFESDCQGIMFSTSVSGPRAKASADAIGQAFAGKFLHAFCGKCGTEVGLYSLLAAGVTLFKWQVTCETSSSTEAPSAPECLASTLLSTLSRSGCAKSVVAPHASEHQDASVPFLHLWILNPNVIYASSTMSGRRSALKILYKDIGPDEGNKLVESMTSDVQDINLPSKALAAAREALQLSSSLLPERERTFREWNAGLLQKWTANT; encoded by the exons ATGACAACAACGCAACACGCGCCAGGCATCGTTGTCTACGCAGAACTACTGGCCAACATTAGACAGGTGTCTGTTGGGGCTTCGCTGTCGACACACTCGGACGCGTCCACCCAGGCCGAAGTCTTcgatgctgggcggcgcctgcgcgtCTGCCACCGGGGCCAGTCCCAGGTGCTGAGCCTCCCAGCCTCGGTCGCCACGGCAGAGGCCCGTCTGCCCGTACCCAGTGGGTCATCCAAGGAGCTCAACTGGAGGTTGCCCGTGTCgccggccgacgcgggcgagctgcgaTTCACGCCGGAGGACCAAGCGGTGCCGTGGAACTCCTCAGACATCAAGACTGGGTCTCCTGTCTGCTGTCGAGATTGTGGCGATGCTCTGATCCAGAATGACACCATCACTTCCTGGAAGGACCTGCCGAGTGAGAATTGGGCTGAGATGATGGAGTTCTGGCACTGCCACAAGCCGCACGACCACGGCCAACATGGAAGCGACTCCCTTGCCAGCCGAGGGTACGGTGCGAACAATGCCATCACTGCGCAACAAGGCGTCGGGTTCGTCGATATTACGTCTTTTATGTTCTTCGAGTCCGACTGCCAAGGGATCATG TTCTCCACATCCGTATCCGGGCCTAGAGCAAAAGCCAGCGCAGATGCCATAGGCCAAGCATTTGCCGGCAAGTTCCTGCACGCCTTCTGCGGCAAATGCGGCACCGAGGTTGGGCTATATAGTCTCCTTGCGGCTGGCGTGACACTGTTCAAGTGGCAGGTTACGTGTGAAACATCTTCATCCACCGAggcgcccagcgcgccagAATGCCTTGCCTCGACTTTGCTCTCTACGCTATCCCGGTCGGGCTGCGCAAAGTCCGTCGTAGCACCGCACGCATCGGAGCATCAGGATGCCTCGGTACCGTTTCTCCACCTCTGGATCCTCAACCCGAACGTCATCTATGCATCCTCTACGATGTCTGGCCGCAGGTCGGCTCTGAAGATCTTGTACAAGGACATTGGCCCGGATGAGGGCAACAAGCTGGTGGAATCGATGACATCGGACGTCCAGGACATTAATTTGCCCTCCAAGGCTctggctgcggcgagggaggcgctgcagctgagCAGCAGTCTGTTGCCAGAACGTGAACGGACGTTCAGGGAATGGAACGCGGGTCTGTTGCAGAAATGGACCGCCAACACTTGA
- a CDS encoding uncharacterized protein (COG:S~EggNog:ENOG503P5YK) translates to MSPPTSPFCGASSGNVRDARLPPYLYPVSLSTRPSSETDKDTGIQAMPRNSTGSSCWPGQSERPAAGLYYTYLQATAHCITTLLMRGVSDLAYYPDAQRILNSLKKCWAVPLSRGFKVLALTVPECSAQVPQINAARRELNAGILTHAEPNFYTMDLHEKLPYHSLSPEERSEYWSDGLHLTAEGYDWMGGHIVEGLLKILPEAAVPRTPSGPRKTRHSDGRTLVEELGDPKKLNEGYVVVRKKDLD, encoded by the exons ATGTCGCCTCCCACGAGCCCTTTCTGCGGCGCCTCGAGCGGGAATGTGCGTGACGCCAGGCTGCCACCTTATCTATACCCGGTATCCctctcgacgcggccatcGAGTGAAACTGACAAAGACACCGGCATCCAGGCGATGCCGAGAAATTCGACTGGGTCATCATGCTGGCCGGGACAAAGTGagcgtcctgctgctggcctgtactatacctacctacaggcTACCGCCCACTGCATAACCACATTACTAATGCGCGGCGTCAGCGACCTGGCATACTATCCCGATGCGCAGCGCATCCTCAACAGCCTCAAGAAGTGCTGGGCCGTTCCTCTGTCCCGGGGCTTCAAAGTGCTCGCCCTCACGGTGCCCGAATGCTCCGCCCAGGTGCCGCAGATCaacgccgcgcgccgcgagctcAACGCGGGCATCCTCACCCACGCAGAGCCCAACTT CTACACCATGGACTTGCACGAGAAACTCCCGTATCACTCGCTCTCCCCGGAAGAACGCAGCGAATACTGGAGCGACGGGCTGCATCTCACCGCCGAGGGATACGACTGGATGGGCGGTCACATtgtcgagggcctgctcaAGATCCTGCCCGAAGCGGCCGTGCCACGAACGCCTTCGGGGCCTCGGAAAACACGTCATAGCGACGGGCGGACGCTTGTCGAGGAGTTGGGCGACCCCAAGAAACTTAACGAGGGCTACGTCGTGGTGAGGAAGAAGGACTTGGACTAG
- a CDS encoding uncharacterized protein (COG:S~EggNog:ENOG503NX8C), which yields MSGLLSYVPIANRLVGSGMRQQAIHLPPVEVHHIETNPGRRARCLKHLLKANHVNYSIVYNERRSLNQTSHLLSTAYLLGADEAKLNDLYEVGIKHLQPWTPSPAEVADLDWQDFLGDREYQRAYVDYFEDKLAMDFAYNWKQELQHFLFSGDLSLCYSLIGDAAQPLIHLGYAYEMDSKELAMEALGLACIQHNFLHKYAAEAAYTRPSPLTSDSPLDLLIKISEDERFSKIPEVNNFCGLERVFAEHEDLILEYWNALDLDDAMDQFRLSQEAPVALLATSVKAGTHIYSAGFVQLLSASHAIRVLLPYVPSEHHVALLRQWWLLAIAVFVLAGRPRPDPESLDVDVSGKDWAWVQKTALASKWSHDAGFLEAIRTMKENAKTWGDGQEMYLEAAVMFVKEFKGWSA from the exons ATGTCGGGCCTCCTCTCGTATGTGCCCATTGCCAACCGGCTCGTCGGTTCAGGCATGAGGCAACAAGCAATCCATCTTccgcccgtcgaggtccaCCATATCGAGACCAACCCTGGGCGAAGAGCCCGATGCCTGAAGCACCTCCTCAAGGCCAATCATGTCAACTACTCCATAGTATACAACGAGCGGCGCTCGCTGAACCAAACTTCTCACCTTCTAAGCACTGCATATctgctcggcgccgatgaggcgAAGCTGAATGACTTGTACGAGGTCGGCATCAAGCACCTGCAGCCATGGACGCCGTCACCCGCAGAGGTCGCCGACCTGGACTGGCAGGATTTCCTCGGAGACAGGGAGTACCAGCGAGCCTACGTCGACTACTTCGAGGACAAGCTCGCCATGGATTTTGCCTACAACTGGAAGCAGGAGCTCCAACACTTTCTTTTCAGTGGCGATTTGTCATTGTGCTATAGCCTAATTGGCGATG CCGCGCAACCCCTTATTCATCTTGGATACGCCTACGAGATGGACAGTAAGGAGCTCGCCATGGAAGCCCTCGGCCTAGCGTGCATCCAACACAACTTCCTACACAAATACGCGGCTGAAGCTGCGTACACCCGACCATCTCCACTCACATCCGACTCGCCACTAGATCTCCTCATCAAAATCTCAGAAGATGAGCGGTTTAGCAAGATTCCTGAGGTGAACAATTTCTGTGGGCTGGAGCGAGTCTTCGCCGAGCATGAGGATCTCATCCTGGAATACTGGAACGCGCTGGACTTGGATGACGCTATGGACCAGTTCCGGCTGTCCCAAGAAGCACCAGTGGCTTTGCTGGCAACGAGCGTCAAGGCAGGTACTCACATATACAGCGCGGGCTTTGTTCAGCTCCTGTCGGCCAGCCACGCCATTCGGGTTCTGCTGCCATACGTCCCCTCCGAACATCACGTTGCCCTGCTGAGACAGTGGTGGCTCCTTGCCATTGCGGTTTTTGTCCTCGCCGGACGCCCAAGGCCAGACCCGGagagcctcgacgtcgatgtcAGTGGCAAGGATTGGGCGTGGGTGCAGAAGACGGCTCTCGCCTCGAAGTGGTCGCACGATGCTGGATTTCTTGAAG CGATTCGCACCATGAAGGAGAATGCCAAAACGTGGGGAGATGGACAAGAGATGTATTTGGAGGCAGCGGTGATGTTTGTCAAAGAATTCAAGGGTTGGTCGGCGTGA
- the rad17 gene encoding RFC checkpoint protein Rad17 (EggNog:ENOG503NWWG~COG:D~COG:L~BUSCO:EOG09263HK2) — protein MAPPAKRRRRNPVEDSDEEDEQQPRANTLANYLVSSPSSPNKNRVPTASPSPIKSRNGAGATSPSKQRRLSTLNNGASPSPKKGKAAAKVEDKGKTADLKTLFSKQAQRATRTGAASDARGPPIDDIISDPVSEDDEISELKASSSSLVGQHARKRLRHGAEAAASSQLLSATQRFLRPPKPAGSSAFDDDLRPWSERFGPRNLDELAVHKKKVADVRRWLEDVMSGRLRQRLLILKGAAGSGKTTTMRLLAQDMGCELLEWKNPTGTSSTGFVSMSAQFDEFLGRGGKFGTLDMESPSSSTLTSSANGASNDLAKRIILIEEFPNTFSRSSSTLNSFRSSLSHYLAAHTPSLSMFGKQPQREPIKPVVLVISETLLTTTSASADSLTAHRLLGPDILRHPGVGVIEFNAIAPSLLAKALELIVQKEARKSGRRRTPGPLVLKRLGEIGDIRNAISSLEFLCLKGDQDADWGAKVTFTKQKRGARDGIGLTKGETETLEMVSQREASLGIFHAVGKVVYNKRDEAPPPGDTVEDLPPYLSRFSRPKRSQVSVASLIDEIGTDTHTFISALHENYILSCESTGPMDLSTPMDYVNECIEYLSLSDLLCPSRDIFFGGRGGFSGRDSGSQLLRQDEMTFEVAVRGMLFSLPNPVKRKMTTMPRGGDAFKMFYPTSLKLWRAKEEIEGLIDVWSTKALKGDAQGPTKSLTDGASAFRKPQASSSSSDVSWMQRQQQARSANSSKGSASKDGEGEDAPPLLSLGSAARREMLLDRLPYMAHIARARRAPTRLRDLEKIVSFNGVGAAADADEGDEDADDETAPPGEAWATDKPSEEASPRKKAAGIKAGGVSGMLAQKLVLSDDDIED, from the coding sequence ATGGCCCCGCCCGcgaagcgccgccggcggaaCCCCGTTGaggactcggacgaggaagacgagcagcagcccagagCCAACACCTTGGCCAACTACctcgtgtcgtcgccgagctcgcccaACAAGAACCGCGTCCCgaccgcatcgccgagcCCCATCAAGTCAAGGAATGGCGCCGGGGCGACCAGCCCGAGCAAGCAGCGGCGCCTTTCGACGCTGAACAATGGTGCGAGCCCGAGCcccaagaagggcaaggcagCGGCCAAGGTCGAAGACAAaggcaagacggccgaccTCAAGACTCTGTTCTCCAAGCAGGCCCAACGTGCAACAAGGACCGGTGCGGCCAGCGACGCTCGAGGCCCCCCGATTGACGACATCATCAGCGATCCCGTAtccgaagacgacgagatatccgagctcaaggccagcTCGTCTAGCTTGGTCGGCCAGCATGCACGAAAGAGGCTGCGTCACGGTGCCGAAGCTGCTGCGTCCAGTCAACTGCTGAGTGCCACGCAGCGCTTCCTGCGGCCGCCGAAGCCTGCAGGCTCCTCTgccttcgacgacgacctgcggcCGTGGTCGGAACGCTTCGGGCCGCGaaacctcgacgagctcgccgtgcacaagaagaaggtggCAGACGTGCGGAGATGGCTGGAAGACGTCATGTCGGGGCGCTTGCGGCAGCGCCTTCTGATCCTTAAGGGTGCCGCTGGCtcgggcaagacgacgacgatgcgtcTGCTCGCTCAGGACATGGGTTGCGAGCTGCTCGAATGGAAGAACCCCACGGGGACCTCGTCCACAGGCTTTGTTTCCATGTCGGCGCAGTTTGACGAGTTCCTGGGGAGGGGCGGCAAGTTCGGGACGCTGGACATGGAGTCCCCATCATCTTCCACCCTGACCAGTTCTGCCAATGGCGCCAGCAACGATCTCGCCAAGAGAATCATCCTCATCGAAGAATTCCCGAACACCTTTTCGCGGTCATCCTCGACACTAAACTCCTTTCGaagctctctctctcactaTCTGGCCGCCCATACGCCGTCCCTATCCATGTTCGGCAAGCAACCGCAACGGGAGCCGATCAAGCCGGTCGTGCTGGTGATTTCCGAAACGCTACTGACCACGACCTCGGCATCCGCAGATAGCCTAACTGCCCATCGGCTCCTAGGACCCGACATATTACGACATCCAGGAGTGGGTGTCATCGAGTTCAACGCCATAGCTCCGTCTTTGTTAGCCAAGGCTTTGGAGCTCATCGTTCAAAAGGAGGCGCGCAAATCTGGCCGCAGGAGAACGCCGGGGCCGCTGGTGCTGAAGCGGCTCGGTGAGATTGGCGACATTCGAAATGCCATCTCGTCTCTGGAATTTCTCTGCCTCAAGGGCGACCAAGACGCAGACTGGGGCGCCAAGGTGACGTTCACGAAGCAGAAGCGAGGCGCGAGGGACGGCATCGGCCTGACAAAGGGTGAGACGGAAACCCTGGAGATGGTCTCTCAGCGCGAAGCCAGCCTGGGCATCTTTCACGCCGTCGGCAAAGTCGTCTACAACAAGCGGGACGAGGCACCTCCGCCCGGCGACACTGTGGAGGACTTGCCGCCATACCTCTCACGCTTCTCGCGGCCCAAGCGATCGCAAGTATCTGTCGCGTcgctcatcgacgagatAGGCACAGACACGCACACCTTCATCTCCGCTCTACACGAAAACTACATCCTCTCGTGCGAAAGCACGGGACCCATGGATCTTTCGACTCCCATGGATTACGTCAACGAATGCATAGAATACCTGTCACTCAGCGATCTACTTTGTCCCTCACGTGATatcttcttcggcggcagGGGTGGGTTCTCGGGGCGGGACTCTGGGAGCCAACTTCTTCGACAAGACGAGATGACCTTCGAGGTGGCCGTGCGCGGCATGCTGTTCTCTCTGCCGAACCCCGTGAAGcggaagatgacgacgatgccccgaggcggcgacgcgttCAAGATGTTCTACCCGACCAGCTTGAAGCTCTGGAGGGCCAAGGAGGAAATCGAGGGCCTGATTGACGTGTGGTCTACCAAGGCACTCAAGGGCGACGCCCAGGGGCCGACCAAGAGCCTGACggacggcgccagcgcgTTCCGGAAACCAcaggcgtcgtcatcatcgagcGACGTCTCGTGGatgcagcgccagcagcaggcccggTCGGCAAACTCGTCGAAAGGCAGCGCGTCCAAGGatggggagggcgaggacgcaCCGCCCCTGCTCTCCctgggcagcgccgcccgccgcgagatGCTGCTCGACCGCCTCCCGTACATGGCGCAcattgcgcgcgcgcgcagggcgcCCACCCGCCTCCGCGACCTCGAGAAGATTGTTTCCTtcaacggcgtcggcgccgccgccgacgcggacgaggGGGACGAGGATGCGGATGACGAGACGGCCCCGCCAGGCGAGGCGTGGGCCACGGATAAGCCCTCGGAGGAGGCGAGCCCCCGGAAGAAGGCCGCAGGTATCAAGGCTGGAGGCGTCTCGGGGATGCTGGCGCAGAAGCTGGTGCTGAGCGACGATGATATTGAAGATTGA
- a CDS encoding uncharacterized protein (COG:O~COG:T~EggNog:ENOG503NX1A), with product MAPNAKLAAELSRAEAAPGDKAPLYTAILSDFKQLSTPDTAAADLCAVADSFLGQGLGPMATRAVLAGFTSTVEALGNDELSIAVGTHALAALAAQPTTSSAFPEATAALCELVAAAHEANDDFAEAARALAQMPLDGSQRKVTADDRARVWVRIVRNYLEVDDSTAAEVYINKLKNIMHTVDDADLNLHFRLSQARIQDAKRDFLGAAQRYHDISFSTAIADEERLHTLAMAIKCAILAPAGPMRSRALARLYKDERSAQLPDEFGMLEKMFLARLLSPDEVAAFAHGLQPHQLATTADGSTVLAKAVIEHNLLGVSRIYANIRFDALGALLGLDPARAEDTTARMIEQGRLVGRIDQLDGVVWFEGGEASGEKGSGSAAALVGKHMRRWDANVEGLSEEVENVTNSLQKEFPDFVAANLVV from the exons atggcgcccaacgccaagctcgccgcgGAGCTTTCccgcgccgaagccgcccccGGCGACAAGGCGCCGCTGTACACGGCCATCCTGTCCGACTTCAAGCAGCTGTCGACGcccgacacggcggcggcggacctctgcgccgtggccgactcGTTCCTGGGGCAGGGGTTGGGcccgatggcgacgcgggcggtgctggcgggctTCACGTCGACGGTCGAGGCGCtcggcaacgacgagctcagcatcgccgtgggcacgcacgcgctggcggcgctggcggcgcagcccacgacgtcgagcgccttccccgaggcgacggcggcgctgtgcgagctcgtggcggccgcgcacgaggccaacgacgacttcgccgaggcggcgcgcgcgctcgcccaGATGCCCCTCGACGGGTCCCAGCGCAAGGTGACGGCAGacgaccgcgcgcgcgtctggGTCCGCATCGTGCGCAACTACCTCGAGGTGGAcgactcgacggccgccgaggtctACATCAACAAGCTCAAGAACATCATGCAcacggtcgacgacgcggacctCAACCTGCACTTCCGCCTCTCGCAGGCCCGCATCCAGGACGCCAAGCGCgacttcctcggcgccgcccagcgctaCCACGACATCAGCTTCTCCACggccatcgccgacgaggagcgcctccacaccctcgccatggccatcaagtgcgccatcctcgcccccgccggcccgatgcgcagccgcgccctcgcccgcctctaCAAGGACGAGCGCTCCGCCCAGCTGCCCGACGAGTTCGGCATGCTCGAGAAGATgttcctcgcccgcctcctgtcccccgacgaggtcgccgccttcgcccacggcctgcagccgcaccagctcgccaccacggccgacggctcCACCGTCCTGGCAAAGGCCGTCATCGAGCACAACCTGCTCGGCGTCTCCCGCATCTACGCCAACATCCGcttcgacgccctcggcgccctgctcggcctcgaccccgcccgcgccgaggacacCACCGCTCGCATGATCGAGcagggccgcctcgtcggccgcatcgaccagcttgacggcgtcgtctggttcgagggcggcgaggcctcGGGCGAGAAGGGCAGCGgtagcgccgccgccctcgtcggcaagcACATGCGCCGCTGGGACGCcaacgtcgagggcctctcCGAGGAGGTCGAGAACGTGACCAACTCGCTGCAAAAGGAGTTTCCG GACTTTGTGGCGGCGAACCTGGTCGTATGA
- a CDS encoding uncharacterized protein (TransMembrane:4 (i76-93o105-122i134-151o171-191i)~COG:U~EggNog:ENOG503P1XW), which produces MASSLDVLKAALERIAVDPRYHDVLSLVKTARNGAVYGTKVRFPHALVMIFLFRSGTFRQKVSLVLRATRKHASNLARFATIYKLVMLGLKHYGPTPGKEGPYDSFFAGLLGGYVVFGRRSPRTGRPSSVNQQIVIYIFARVCLALARLAVKPGHGLPVVSGEPLRSQLSHYAWPAFASLSWASVMLLFRYHPEELQSSLRSSMTYIYKDCNEWDSLRTLLWHNK; this is translated from the exons atggcgtcgtcgctcgacgTCCTCAAg GCCGCGCTGGAacgcatcgccgtcgacccGCGCTACCACGATGTCCTCTCGCTCGTCAAGACGGCGCGCAACGGCGCCGTCTACGGGACCAAGGTCCGCTTTCCGCACGCGCTGGT catgATCTTTTTGTTTCGGTCGGGAAC CTTCCGACAAAAAGTCTCGCTGGTACTGCGGGCGACAAGAAAGCATGCGAGTAACCTGGCGCGCTTCGCGACGATATACAAGCTGGTGATGCTGGGACTGAAGCACTACGGGCCCACGCCGGGCAAGGAGG GCCCTTACGACTCCTTCttcgccggcctcctcggcggctaCGTCGTCTTCGGGCGGCGGTCCCCGCggacgggccggccgtcgagcgtCAACCAGCAGATCGTCATCTACATCTTCGCGCGCGTGTGCCTGGCGCTGGCCCGGCTGGCCGTCAAGCCGGGCCACGGCCTGCCCGTCGTGTCGGGCGAGCCGCTGCGCTCCCAGCTCTCGCACTACGCCTGGCCCGCCTTCGCCTCGCTGTCGTGGGCGAGCGTCATGCTGCTCTTCCGCTACCACCCGGAGGAGCTGCAGTCGAGCCTGCGGAGCAGCATGACGTACATTTACAAGGATTGCAACGAGTGGGACTCGCTGCGGACGCTGCTGTGGCACAACAAATAG
- a CDS encoding DNA-(apurinic or apyrimidinic site) lyase (EggNog:ENOG503PG2G), whose protein sequence is MCSITYMYNPEPDPKQPRICDSLGWPCHHPKNFFDLPRHIRRRIYIEAGLSRGYTGPLTQAEILNLYAETKDLGAVDRALKAIRQPAYYDIASPVWDNLQFSFYDDDIEEALLYLLKLPDFIWTRVTNLTICLHEQWHHEQYEFNGWYSSSKESIKIRQRILRFTDLITPWKEVQWDSERGFYIGAFEWARYPLNSSYHIDFCHNHAASYSARCVCWMPPKALFVVSKAMSREAAQVFYSCNNITVKDRLSHLLRHYNLTHGLLDGALFMGGRIRPELLGNIRTLELALPRLRDTCNLEEQMESALRRWRSAIKHLSRHANLRALTLVVLIDLWGGAYKSGSIEFVAQDLDEQVFLSSLPIVDPFKQIRDVNRFFVRLEWSGHWSPGYVLPDGATTTSDDKNYHRRRGAKLERIELELEKFVMGGDYDSRALGKYNGRRCFWMAQTWENEHVTEESESDDSELYDSEPDEGDDSDGGDDPDEGEAYESDVYESGAYEMEPYESEAYESEEYESEAYESEAYESG, encoded by the exons ATGTGTTCCATCACCTACATGTACAACCCAGAGCCAGATCCTAAGCAGCCGCGCATATGCGACTCCCTAGGCTGGCCCTGCCATCACCCAAAAAACTTCTTTGACCTTCCACGCCACATCCGCCGGAGAATCTACATCGAAGCCGGGCTCTCAAGAGGCTACACCGGACCTTTGACGCAAGCCGAGATTCTCAACCTGTACGCAGAGACCAAAgaccttggcgccgtcgaccgcGCCTTGAAGGCTATACGCCAACCCGCATACTACGACATTGCATCCCCAGTGTGGGACAATCTTCAATTCAGCttctacgacgacgacattgaAGAGGCGCTACTATACCTCCTCAAGCTTCCGGATTTTATTTGGACTCGAGTCACCAACTTGACCATCTGCCTCCATGAGCAGTGGCACCACGAGCAGTACGAATTCAACGGCTGGTACAGCTCCTCTAAGGAATCGATCA AAATACGTCAAAGGATCTTGCGCTTCACCGATCTCATCACACCCTGGAAGGAAGTCCAGTGGGACTCGGAACGAGGCTTTTATATCGGAGCCTTTGAGTGGGCACGCTACCCCTTGAACTCCTCCTATCATATTGACTTTTGTCACAATCACGCTGCCTCATACTCTGCGAGATGCGTTTGCTGGATGCCCCCGAAAgccctcttcgtcgtcagcaAAGCCATGTCGCGCGAAGCGGCCCAAGTATTCTACTCGTGCAACAATATCACGGTAAAGGACCGTCTGAGCCACTTACTCAGACACTACAACCTAACCCATGGGCTCCTGGACGGCGCGTTGTTCATGGGGGGGCGTATCCGacccgagctgctcggcaatATCCGAACCCTGGAACTCGCGTTACCGAGACTCCGAGATACTTGCAACTTGGAAGAGCAGATGGAATCGGCCTTGCGCAGGTGGCGGAGCGCCATTAAACACCTGAGCCGGCACGCAAATCTGCGCGCCCTGACACTCGTGGTCCTGATAGACCTCTGGGGCGGCGCCTACAAGTCCGGATCCATCGAGTTCGTTGCCCAAGAcctggacgagcaggtcTTCCTGAGCTCTCTCCCCATTGTTGACCCGTTCAAGCAGATCCGAGACGTGAATCGCTTCTTCGTGCGCCTCGAGTGGTCCGGCCACTGGTCGCCCGGATACGtcctgcccgacggcgcgACCACGACCTCCGACGACAAGAACTACCACCGCAGGCGGGGCGCCAAGCTCGAGCGcatcgagctcgagctggaGAAGTTTGTCATGGGGGGCGACTACGACAGCCGCGCGCTGGGCAAGTACAACGGTCGTCGGTGTTTCTGGATGGCCCAGACGTGGGAGAACGAACACGTGACGGAGGAGAGTGAGTCGGACGACAGCGAATTATACGACAGCGAGccggacgagggcgacgactcAGATGGGGGCGACGACccggacgagggcgaagcATATGAGAGCGACGTATATGAGAGCGGGGCATATGAGATGGAGCCATATGAGAGCGAGGCATACGAGAGCGAGGAATATGAGAGCGAGGCCTACGAGAGTGAGGCATATGAGAGCGGGTGA
- a CDS encoding uncharacterized protein (EggNog:ENOG503PNSU), producing the protein MLRSPFAALRCFFSLFPPPTAPAPKQLSICTRSRRPPTNFQYHRARHAQPFSPSQPAMAGPPLTILCFGDSLTQGFFNYGLGEHPYSLILEDRLRHEMPTRRIQVRTSGVPGDVASHEPFLRRLERECDAEKFDWVIMLAGTNDLAYYPDAQRILNSLKKCWAVPLSRGFKVLALTVPECSAQVPQINAARRELNAGILTHAEPNFYTMDLHEKLPYHSLSPEERSEYWSDGLHLTAEGYDWMGGHIVEGLLKILPEAAVPRTPSGPRKTRHSDGRTLVEELGDPKKLNEGYVVVRKKDLD; encoded by the exons ATGCTTCGTTCGCCTTTTGCAGCATTACGTTGTTTCTTCTCCCTtttcccgccgccaaccgccCCAGCGCCAAAGCAGCTCAGCATATGTacgcgcagccgccggccaccCACTAACTTTCAATACCATCGTGCCCGACACGCCCAGCCTTTCTCTCCGTCACAgcccgccatggctggccCCCCGCTCACGATCCTCTGCTTCGGCGACTCCCTCACGCAGGGCTTCTTTAACTATGGGCTGGGCGAGCACCCATACTCTTTGATCCTCGAGGACCGTCTCCGCCACGAGATGCCTACCCGGCGCATCCAAGTCCGCACGAGCGGGGTTCCTGGCGATGTCGCCTCCCACGAGCCCTTTCTGCGGCGCCTCGAGCGGGAAT GCGATGCCGAGAAATTCGACTGGGTCATCATGCTGGCCGGGACAAA CGACCTGGCATACTATCCCGATGCGCAGCGCATCCTCAACAGCCTCAAGAAGTGCTGGGCCGTTCCTCTGTCCCGGGGCTTCAAAGTGCTCGCCCTCACGGTGCCCGAATGCTCCGCCCAGGTGCCGCAGATCaacgccgcgcgccgcgagctcAACGCGGGCATCCTCACCCACGCAGAGCCCAACTT CTACACCATGGACTTGCACGAGAAACTCCCGTATCACTCGCTCTCCCCGGAAGAACGCAGCGAATACTGGAGCGACGGGCTGCATCTCACCGCCGAGGGATACGACTGGATGGGCGGTCACATtgtcgagggcctgctcaAGATCCTGCCCGAAGCGGCCGTGCCACGAACGCCTTCGGGGCCTCGGAAAACACGTCATAGCGACGGGCGGACGCTTGTCGAGGAGTTGGGCGACCCCAAGAAACTTAACGAGGGCTACGTCGTGGTGAGGAAGAAGGACTTGGACTAG